DNA sequence from the Coregonus clupeaformis isolate EN_2021a chromosome 13, ASM2061545v1, whole genome shotgun sequence genome:
ATacattgtgaactgcgctccatactgagatgggctgtctatccccaccctgagcgttgatgattcatcatgcagaggccatagagaagccagatttatacatcacatataatttaacagttccatttcacgccatgctgttcatatacagaatttattataatttaccagTTTCTAGCAGTTATTTATCCGgaaaaagggagtggttttgggcggtaaatcccggtaaatctcggtaaccgggttcccgccattcagccctagtatgtgtgtgtgtgtgtttgtgtgtgcagtttccTTCTCTTCAAGAGATTCTtaggtacttttgtatactttttaggcagtagttctgaaagtagcgctcaagagccaaaagtggtccccgaaaattgcgtactacgtcacatatgtgcagatatgtgcaccacgtcattactctcgctctctctcgctctactgtgtgtgcatcttgctagctgtcactcaattGGCAAgtggctgaagctcattggctagaacctGAATTACTAGGGGCTGGCACAGGTGGGGGGAAATGTAGGGGAAATGGGGCAGCAtagcttccagaaaaacagttgctttaaaactagggatttcgtggctaattgaggtaaaacagtaattctgctcatagattatgcatgtatgaactacacattgacacatccagcccaaagtgtgtgtgtgtgtgtgtgtgtgtctgcttgcaTGTGTGATTGGGTGATGATCGACTCCATTCCTGACATGCAAGAGTCTGTGTTTCGAAATAGCGATGTGTACTTGTGGGTGTGTTAGTTCTGAGAGGAGCACATCTGTGTATGTTTCCTAGTCTCCTCCAGTGGGCCAGAGGCTGTCCCTCCCCCGCCCCCTCCTGAGAGGATGCCAGCTCATCACATCATTAATCCAACATCCATCTCTCACTGGTACCCAAAACACAAAGTTACCATCAGTAAAGTTCCCCAAGTCCATGATGGGGAGACCAATGTCATACCTCtaatccctcctccctcctcttcctccatacAGTCTCCTCTCTTCTGAAAACCTTCTCCCCTGCTTCTTTCCCGTATTCTTCCTCTCCCAACATCATCCTCCCCTTTTCCTCCTCTCATATTGAACTCCTCTTGCCATGCCTCCattacacctctctctctgctctcataATCTTCTCTAGAATTATTCTGTAGGCTTCTCTCAATTTTTCATATGTTTCGCTGTCTGACTCTCTCACCACCGATACAAAGACTAGTAGCGATATGGGGTAGCTTTAAAGCTTATTCTTTATGGCAACTTTGATAGGATGTACTGTGAAAGAAACTGTGAGGTCTGTGATGTTTAAACGATGATGTATCTGTGATATTTTGCGCTAGTCTCCTGTTATTTATTTACATAAACACACAATTAATCTctatcttcctccctccctcacatacCCActaattccctccctccctcacatacTCACTCATtccctcccgccctctctctctctagacaagATTGATGATGAGTTGGAGATGACCATGGTGTGTCACAGGCCAGAGGGTCTGGAGCAGTTGGAAGCCCAGACCAACTTCACCAAGAGAGAGCTACAGATCCTCTACCGAGGCTTCAAGAATGTATGCAcaaccacctccctcctcctcccttccactgTCTGTCTATCTTCATCTTCTTtgctcctctatctctctccctgtctttactctgctctctctctccctgtctttaccccgctctctctctccctgtcttcactCCGCTATCTCTCCCCCTGTCTTCATGCCgctatctctctccctgtctttactctgctatctctctctctgtctttactctgctctctctctccctgtctttactccactatctctctccctgtctttactccgctatctctctccctgtctttaccccgctatctctctccctgtctttaccccgctatctctctccctgtctttactccgctatctctctccctgtctttaccccgctatctctctccctgtctttaccccgctatctctctccctgtctttaccccgctatctctctccctgtctttaccccgctctctctctccctgtctttacTCCGCTATCTCTCTCCCTGCCACTCTTAAGTATACATTCCTGCTTATGTTGCCTCTCTTCTTTACAAGTGTTAATGTCaaagctctcttctctctcatctctgacTCAGTTATGTAAATGTTTTCAGCCTCGTGCCTTCATTACTTCATATGCTGCTAATCAGATTGTACAGGCCTGCAGCTAGAGGAACTAAGCCTGTCATACACCATAACAACAATTACATGCTGCATTATCCATATACACCCAACAGGAAAATATATGAATATATGTAAACATATATTCTCTACACATGAACATGCTAAGATACCCACCTACacattgacaccccccccccACATACAAGTTCTATGCAAATTGCTAGTTAATTGCTAGTTAATTAGCTGTTAGATTTGATTGACATGTTAACTCTGTAACCAAGGGTGGTGCCATTCGAGTGTAAATGATTGGTTGATCTGGCTGCTAACCAGAAGAAGCTGcattattttgttgctttaagtAATGTTTTCACATGGTTTCCACAGGAGTGCCCGAGTGGAGTGGTGAATGAAGAAACATTTAAACACATCTACGCCCAGTTCTTCCCCCATGGAGGTACAGTAAACCAGACACCTCTCATTTAGATACATAACATGCCCTTTCTCGTTTGCGACTCATTTTCAAGCACTATGGGATAAAAAAAAGATCTCATGCCTGTATCTGGTTGTGTTGCAGATGCCAGCACTTACGCGCATTATCTCTTCAATGCGTTTGACACGACAAGCAATGGATCCATCAAGTTTGAAGTACAAACCACACACCACCACTATCACTCAGTGAATGCTTTAAATTAAAATGTGTTTATCTTATTTGTACTAGTGTTATTACTTAGTATTTTCTCTTTAATCTCTCTCCCTATGTGGTGACTCACTCAGGAGTTTGTAATGGGACTGTCTACGCTGCTGCGGGGCACTCTGAGAGAGAAGCTGGAGTGGACTTTTCATCTGTACGACATCAACAATGATGGCTACATTAACAGAGAGGTCTGTGTGTTCATTTACATGTCAGTTATATTGAAATATTGACATATGCTGTACTTATTAATACAGTGTTTGTATTTCTGTTTTACAGGAGATGACTGAGATTGTGAGGGCCATTTACGACATGATGGGGAAATATACCTACCCTGCACTCAAGGGAGATGTCCCTAAACAGCATGTGGATGCTTTTTTCCAGGTGACTTTACCCAACATCATACAGTACAATCTAATACCAAAACAGATGCTTACTGTAGGAGGTTATGAAACCCTAAGGAGTGCACAACAGTTTAGACCACATAATAACAATTTCATACTTactgaaaaaatattttaaatttcTCTCACTTCTTCCCTCCCCACAGAAAATGGATAAAAACAAAGATGGAGTTGTGACTTTAGAGGAGTTCATTGTCGCATGCCAGGAGGTGTGTATAGTACAGGCATATGTTTATACATTCGATATTGCTGTTGGTGTCTATGTAAGATGCTATCCTTATTTTATGATAGGCTTTGAGTTCCATCATTGCCCCCTATGGCTTACATTAGGGAGCCCTCTGTCTGGCTTGGTGTGAAGTGGTGACATCTTGTGGTGAAATGGTGACATATTGTGGTGAAATGGTGACATCTTGTGGTGAAACAAATTAGTTGCAACATTCTGTCACCAtctttctcctcttctcccctcaggATGAAATGATGATGAGATCCATGCAGCTCTTTGAAAATGTGATGTAAAAAAGGAGCtgatggaaggaaggagagagaaaaaatgaGAAAATTAGAGAGAATTCTgtctgtgtttcagtgtgtgcGTCTGCACACGCATGTTtgtttatctgtgtgtgtctgtcagagtggatgaatgtgtatgtatgtctctctctcatcctctcatctaaCTTGTCAGCATTCATGTGTTTGCCAAATAATGTCTCTGCCTGGCTACCTGCTTTTGTGTGGATCAAATGAAGCCAGAACCGCCCAAATGACCAGCTGAGAGCGACAAGCagcagtctcactgcagaattagacattcatctacgttctccaaatgtcaaatttcgaagttgctccaaacatcacatttcaaagttaagggttaagtttaggcgctcattccgaatggttaaggtaagggttaaggtttgggttagggttcaaattaaaaatgtaaaactAATATCCACGACTGGGATCAAACACGtaaccttctgatccagagtcacaGGAttacccaagcctacttgatggtaatagcactTACTATTGCCCCTAGTGTCCAGTTTTGAAGGCATTACCCaacgtcctcaggacatggatagacgtCGAATTTCGACGTCAATCTTGAACGACCTGGCTTCCTGAGAGACCCCTGGACATACTTGTCATATTGCTGAGCCCGGGAGCATGCAGATTAATTACCTGGATAATGCTTTCTGCCTTTTTATGTGACATGTGACATGAAGGTTTGTAAATCAGATGATCATACAACACAGACTGAAGTGTGAAACAGCTGAGAAAACTCAAACCTATACGCTGCTCCCACTTATTATGTGGAAACTCTGGCCCCCTACCTCCGGAACCTACACTGGGCTACTTTGGGTTCTTTTGACTTTGTTATTTTTGCCAAAATAGATGCATGCTTGAGCCAGAGggatccctccctccctaccatagaaatagaatcatgATTCTACTCTATGCACCTGACCAACCATTTGCTTGACCAGGACATGGACCTTTAATAACCTCTTAACCTCTGTACTCAACTCATGCATCCAGTGAATGATTTATGGACTGATATGATCTACATATCTACTTATTTATTCATGTGTTTATGCTGGAAAATACGAGGTTGTCCTAATGTATTATTTGTTTGTTTTAAATGTCATATGTTGTGTCTGTTTTACTGTTGTCGTGGTGACCACCGTATCTCTGTGTTGGCTTTGCTGTCGCTCTCCTGTCTATTCCTGTagttgtctgtctgtccctgACTGATGCCTGTTATAATGTGTGCTTACAAATACACCCAATAGACTTGGTTTATGACTATGATGATACATAATCTTGTATGTTGGTTGGATCTAACTAATGATGGGAAATTACCATCTGCGTAATGCAATGTGAATGGTGTTGGTCATTGGCATTGTGGCTTTTCTGTTGAAGTGTGCATTTACAGTATATGTGTGTCTAAACCCACTGAGGAATACAGAAATGTGAACTAAGTATTATTATGGAGAGAGGGAATGTGTCAGTAAAACAAAGGTaaggagagacacagacacagtagTTAGCTAAAACCCCAAACGCATCACAGAACAAAGCCACCACTCTTCTAATGtgaagcaattattatttttattcaaGGAATTACTAATTTGTGTTAACTTTGTCAGTTCCTCCTAAGTGTGCAAGATGGCTTTCATGTTCTGCTGTACAGTGCAAATGCTATCAATAAAATGTTTTTGAGaatatgttgtgttgtgtgtgtgtgtgtgtgtgtgtgtgtgtgtgtgtgtgtgtgtgtgtgagagagagggagagaaaggggatcTCTGAATCAAAGAAAATATGAAGATAATCAATGATCGTACAGCACATATTAATAAATACGTCTCTTTCAGTAA
Encoded proteins:
- the LOC121579456 gene encoding Kv channel-interacting protein 1; protein product: MAGCTCRCRQGVLKFIQSLRRLVSGTLTKDKIDDELEMTMVCHRPEGLEQLEAQTNFTKRELQILYRGFKNECPSGVVNEETFKHIYAQFFPHGDASTYAHYLFNAFDTTSNGSIKFEEFVMGLSTLLRGTLREKLEWTFHLYDINNDGYINREEMTEIVRAIYDMMGKYTYPALKGDVPKQHVDAFFQKMDKNKDGVVTLEEFIVACQEDEMMMRSMQLFENVM